The DNA segment ACGCCATAGTCGCGCAAGGTGGCGGCCATCGGCTGCGACGGCACCACGACGGCATCGAGCGCATTGCACTGATGGCCGGCGAGCCAGCGCGCAGCGGCGCGCAGCGCGCTTCCGGGCAGGAAGCGGATGTAGTGGAACAGGTATTCCTCGAAGTGCGTGTGATAGGTGGCGACGCAGGGAATGCCGCGCGAGCGCGCCAGGCGCAGGCCGGCATAGTGCGCGGCGAAGGGAGTCTGGACGTGGACCAGGTCAAAGTCGGCGCTGGCGAGACGGCGATCCAGGCCGGCCAGGTGCCGCCACTGCATCAGCCGGTCTTCCGGGTCCAGTGGCACGGCGTGCGAGGGCAGGCGGACAATGCCCGTCGCAGCATCGGCGATGCCGTCCGTGCCTGCATATGCGGGCGCAACCACGGTGACCCGGATGCCGAGCGCGGCAAGTGTGGCGCGGAAGGTTTGAATCGAAGTCGAAACGCCGTTGATGCGGGGGAAGTAGACGTCGCTCAGCATCAGCACATGCAGCGGTCGGCCGGCACGCGGCGTCAAGGCGCGCGTTTCGCCCCGAGGGCGGGAGAGCGGTGCCAGCGGGCTCTCGCTCATGCGGCGATCGGAGCGGCCGGCTTGACGAAGTGCCGCAGGTAGCGCTTGTCCATGCGCGACATGGGCAGCAGCATGAGCAGGTCGGCGGTATTGAAGTCGGGATCCCAGGCCGGTTCGCCGCAGATCCAGGCGCCGACGCGCAGGTAGCCCTTGATCAGCGGCGGCATCAGTGCCGGCTGGTTGTTGGCGAGGCGCTCGAAGGGAAGGCCAAGATGGGGGCAGACCCGGTATTCCGCCGGCGCCATGTGCACCGGATCGAGTTGGGAGAACAGGTTGGCGGCATTGTGGCCGCCGTCCGCCATGCCGATCGAGGCGCAGCCCATCAGGTACTCGTGGTTGTTGCGTACCATGTAGTCGGCCAGCCCGGCCCAGAGCAGGGTGATCACCGCGCCGCTGCGATAGTCTGGATCGATGCAGGAGCGGCCGACTTCCACCATGCGTTCGCGCAGGTTCTGCAGCCGGTTGATGTGGAACTCGTTTTCGGAGTAATAGTTGCCGACCCGGCGCGAGGCTTCCGGCGACAGGATGCGGTAGGTGCCGACGATGCGGTCGGCGCGGCTTTCGCGCACGATCAGGTGCTCGCAGAAGGCATCGTAGTGGTCGATGTCATGTTGGGGGATGCGGGTCTGGATGTGGGCGCCCAGTTCTTCGACGAATACCCGGTAGCGCAGGCGCTGCGCCTCGCGGACTTCTTCTTCGCTGCGCGCCAGAGCCACGGTGAAGCTGAGCTTCTGGCCGAAGGCGGCGTTGGTTTCGGTGTGATGTTGTTGCATGGCGTTCTCCTGTGCTTTCTCTTGGGGTTCGCCGGCATTCTCCAAATCAGGCGTTACCGCGTGATTTCCGCTTCGTTACCGGGAGGTTGCGCATTGCTTCGGCTTTCCGCATGCGCCAGCGCTGCCGCAATCGTGCCGTGGCAGCGATGGGCGAGATGCCTGCGATCGGGCGGCGGCGGATCAAAGCTGGCGGCCAGGCTGAGGTGCGCCACCAGCCTGTCGGCTTGCAGCACGGTCAGCAGGCAGTCCGCCAGGCTCATGTCGTCGATATAGGCCGGGGCGGTCGAGCGTGCGCCGTTGGCGGCGCGGTAGCTCAGCGCAATCGCATGCACTGGCACCGCGGCATCGATGGCGCTCTGGAACAGCGCGGCGTGAAAGGGCAGCAGGCGATCGCCGGCGGTCGTGGTGCCTTCGGGGAAGATCGCCAGGCGCCGGCCGGCGAGCAGCGCTTCGACCATCTGCCGGTGGGCCTGATGCGCAGCCTTGCGGCTGCCGCGCTGGATGAATATCGTGTCGGCGCGGCCAGCCAGCCAGCCGATCAGCGGCCACCGGGCCACCTCGCTCTTGGCAACGAACGCGGAGGGAAGCACGGCGTTGATCACCGCGATGTCGATGAAGGATATGTGGTTGGCGACCAGCAGCCCGTGTTCGAGACCTGACAGAACGTCGTCCGCCGCGGCGAGGCGAATCCCGAGCACGGCCAGAAGCTGCCGCGACCAACGGCGCTTCAGTCTTTGCCTGAATGCCGCGCCGCCAAAAGGAAACAGCAGTGCCACCTGCAATGCGCCGTACAGCAGAAGCAGCCCGACCGGCAGCAGGCGCAGTCGGGGAAACCGGGAAATGTGCAATGGAGCGGTCCGCATATGCCCACCATGGACCAGCGACATTACAGATGCGTGACTCGGCGATGCGGAAAACGATTTCGGCATCGGCCGGGCCGATTTCACGGCTTTGTAACATTCGCTCCCTAGACTGCGGTTTTCTCGCACCGCACAAAGGAGTCTATTGATGAAATCCCTGAAAATTGCTGCTGTCGTCGCCGGCGTATTCGTCTCGGCAACCGTTTACGCCCAGGTCCTGGTCAAGATCGACGGCTCCTCGACCGTGTATCCGATCACCGAAGCCGTGGCTGAAGAATTCCAGAAAATGAAGAAGAACGCCGTCAAGGTCACCGTGGGCATTTCCGGGACCGGCGGCGGCTTCAAGAAGTTCTGCCGCGGCGAGACCGATATCTCCGATGCGTCGCGCCCGATCCTGAAGAAGGAAATGGAAGACTGCGCCAAGGCCGGCATCAAGTATGTCGAACTGCCGATCGCCTTCGATGCGCTGACCGTGGTGGTGAATCCGAAGAACACCTTCATCAACCAGCTCACCGTCGCTGAACTCAAGAAGATGTGGGAGCCGTCTGCCCAGGGCAAGATCACCAAGTGGAACCAGGTCAATCCGGCCTGGCCCGATGCGCCGCTCAAGCTCTTCGGCCCGGGCGCCGATTCGGGCACCTTCGACTACTTCACCGAGGCCGTCAACGGCAAGTCCAAGTCCAGCCGCGGCGATTTCACCGCCTCGGAAGACGACAACGTGCTGGTGCAGGGCGTCTCGCGCGACAACAATGCGCTGGGCTTTTTCGGCTTCGCCTACTACGACGAAAACAAGGGCAAGCTGAAGGCCGTGCCGATCGTCAACCCCAAGGGCAAGGCCGTCATGCCGTCGATCGATGCCGTGATGGCCGGCGAATACGAGCCGCTGGCGCGTCCGATCTTCATCTACGTCAGCGCCAAGTCCATGGATAGGCCCGAGGTCAAGGAATTCGTCGAGTTCTACCTCAAGCACGGCGGCAAGCTGGCCAAGGAAGTAAAGTATGTTCCCCTGGGCGATGCCGACTACAAGCACGCAATGGATAACTTCAGCAAGAAGAAGACCGGTACGGGCTTTGGCGGTGAGGCCGAAGTCGGCGTCAAGGTTTCCGACCTGCTGAAGCGCAACCCGAAGGAGTAAGGTTTCTTTCCTGTCAGGACGGTCGGTCGCCGGATTGCGCCCGACTGTCCTGCGGATTGAATGTATGTGATAGTCAACATCGGCACTGATTTGAAAATTTCCGGATCCCAGCAATGAGTGCAAGCGCATCGGCGCCCTCTTTCTCCTCGCCCATCGGTAGCGGTGTCAGCGACCGGCTGAGCAAGAAGGCCTCGCGTCACGTCAAGGAGCGCATCATCGAGGCGCTGCTGTTCAGTGCCGCGGCGTTCTCGGTGTTCGTCACCCTTGCCATCGTCTATGTGCTGGTCAAGGAATCCTGGGTTTTCTTCGAGACGGTGCCGCTGTCCGATTTCCTGTTCGACACGCAATGGACGCCGCTGTTCGACGACGCGCACTACGGCATCATGGTGCTGCTCTCGGGCACCCTGACCAGCTCGGCCGTGGCCCTGATGGTGGCGATTCCGCTGGGCACCATCATTGCGCTTTACCTGTCCGAATTCGCCGGCTTCAAGGTGCGCGAAATCGCCAAACCTTTCCTTGAACTGCTGGGTGGCGTCCCGACCATCGTCTATGGCTACTTCGCCCTGACTTTCCTCACGCCCATCCTGCAAAAGATCTACCCCGACCTGCCGGGCTTCAACCTGCTGTCGGCCGGCCTGGTGATGGGCATCATGATCATTCCCTACGTTGCTTCGCTCTCCGAAGATGCCATGCGCGCGGTGCCGATGGCGCTGCGCGAGGGTTCCTATGCGATGGGCGCGACACGCCTGCAAACCGCCTTGTGGGTGGTGACGCCGGCGGCGACCTCGGGCATTGCCTCGGCCTACATCCTCGGCATCTCCCGCGCGGTGGGCGAGACGATGATTCTCGCCGTGGCGGCAGGCATGCAGCCGAACCTGACCTTCAATCCGACCGAACCGGGTGCGACCATCACCTCCTACATCGTGCAGGTGGCGCTGGGCGACTTGCCGCACGG comes from the Sulfuritalea hydrogenivorans sk43H genome and includes:
- a CDS encoding GNAT family N-acetyltransferase codes for the protein MQQHHTETNAAFGQKLSFTVALARSEEEVREAQRLRYRVFVEELGAHIQTRIPQHDIDHYDAFCEHLIVRESRADRIVGTYRILSPEASRRVGNYYSENEFHINRLQNLRERMVEVGRSCIDPDYRSGAVITLLWAGLADYMVRNNHEYLMGCASIGMADGGHNAANLFSQLDPVHMAPAEYRVCPHLGLPFERLANNQPALMPPLIKGYLRVGAWICGEPAWDPDFNTADLLMLLPMSRMDKRYLRHFVKPAAPIAA
- a CDS encoding lysophospholipid acyltransferase family protein; the protein is MHISRFPRLRLLPVGLLLLYGALQVALLFPFGGAAFRQRLKRRWSRQLLAVLGIRLAAADDVLSGLEHGLLVANHISFIDIAVINAVLPSAFVAKSEVARWPLIGWLAGRADTIFIQRGSRKAAHQAHRQMVEALLAGRRLAIFPEGTTTAGDRLLPFHAALFQSAIDAAVPVHAIALSYRAANGARSTAPAYIDDMSLADCLLTVLQADRLVAHLSLAASFDPPPPDRRHLAHRCHGTIAAALAHAESRSNAQPPGNEAEITR
- a CDS encoding PstS family phosphate ABC transporter substrate-binding protein, whose amino-acid sequence is MKSLKIAAVVAGVFVSATVYAQVLVKIDGSSTVYPITEAVAEEFQKMKKNAVKVTVGISGTGGGFKKFCRGETDISDASRPILKKEMEDCAKAGIKYVELPIAFDALTVVVNPKNTFINQLTVAELKKMWEPSAQGKITKWNQVNPAWPDAPLKLFGPGADSGTFDYFTEAVNGKSKSSRGDFTASEDDNVLVQGVSRDNNALGFFGFAYYDENKGKLKAVPIVNPKGKAVMPSIDAVMAGEYEPLARPIFIYVSAKSMDRPEVKEFVEFYLKHGGKLAKEVKYVPLGDADYKHAMDNFSKKKTGTGFGGEAEVGVKVSDLLKRNPKE
- the pstC gene encoding phosphate ABC transporter permease subunit PstC, producing MSASASAPSFSSPIGSGVSDRLSKKASRHVKERIIEALLFSAAAFSVFVTLAIVYVLVKESWVFFETVPLSDFLFDTQWTPLFDDAHYGIMVLLSGTLTSSAVALMVAIPLGTIIALYLSEFAGFKVREIAKPFLELLGGVPTIVYGYFALTFLTPILQKIYPDLPGFNLLSAGLVMGIMIIPYVASLSEDAMRAVPMALREGSYAMGATRLQTALWVVTPAATSGIASAYILGISRAVGETMILAVAAGMQPNLTFNPTEPGATITSYIVQVALGDLPHGSIGYQTIFAAGLTLLLMTLAFNLLGYWLRKRFREVY